From the genome of Diabrotica virgifera virgifera chromosome 8, PGI_DIABVI_V3a:
attaaaactttctggggcttcagagtctaattatctatatgacaTCCATATAAAGTgaatctagttcttttgcaacatcatcaaggcacatcaattgtgtgtatgccgccacaacataaatggtcgttttatatgcaatgatgatgctgtaaaagaactcgatgcttttttatatggatatcatatattggctcatttgcatgcgtagaagcctagttacgatcgataaagcgtcgaaaaatacttacatacttgactgtgagccgattttGCACCtgatagcgcgccattaaaatatcgatatcttaaccaaaaataaacttacaaacattttaaaagctcaaaatattccttctcagttcttctatcattattgttaattaaagtctaaatatttacagctcaaatttacttaaaacccttataaacaaattaatgtacaatttttttaggaaaattatatttttaaatggatataactttaaaacaattgaagaaaaagtaatttaacaaactttgtttggaagcctattcataaagctttaaaatgagaccttctaaggctcatttaaATGCGAAGAAGCTGAGTTACGGttgataaagcttcgaaaaatacttattttgcaatttgcaatttgcattgtgcactaattttacaatattttgagttctaactgttggatttaagtttagtaaacgtttttttcttcgttttttaataatgaacaaattttatttaaaacattcttttttacctcttttagtttatgagctagAGCCTTattaacaatttataaacaattaaattgtttataacaattttttaaacactcgaatcgaaatccaccctcgaaattcgtaataagcagccaaaaatatataagaaaccgttgagtttgtccatcagaattgaaaaggacacggtgacctttctggcgcctagactataaagAACAATGGGGGAGCGGTGTACAAAATGacacacattaaaaaaaattgaaaattatatttaaagaaacattttttttaaacaaagcaTTTTTTAAACGCAACACAAACTAAAGCATTTGAAACATTTCAGGCAAGTTTTTAACATAGTAGGGCAAAATATAAACTGTTGCCCAAACATATAACAATAAACAAgaaaagttcattttatctcaacTGGGGGGCAAAATGACACATCAATAGCGATTAATATTTTTCAGTCGGTACGAACTTTGCAAACAAACATTTTTGTATTCTTCTCTAGTCCGGCACAATTAGCATGTGCCCACTGTTGACACGAACAACAGCATAGCCACAGCTCATTTTTTTCAGATAACTTGTACAGTTATTTACAATAAATGCAATCAGCATCATCATCTTTGTCGGTTTCCGACTcacattttatcaaaattgtCCTTGTTACAGCTATTTTTTTTTGCAGGAATCTCTAGTTTCGGTTTGATTTTTTCTTTTGCTTCCACTAAATTTGGAGTTGAGTTTAGGACAGAAGTGCCTTAACATTTCCCTGGTCTTAAACAAATGGTCCGACTGGAACTGGACTTAAATCTGACGGAGTATCACTAGTAAAATTCCACTTGTTGGATTTTGCAAGTTTGACTGAACTGTCGCTATATTAGGAACCTCTATGGTAGAAGAGGAAGGTCCAGGTTGTTCATTATTATCATGAACTTTTGCAGCTGGTTGGACACTATTATCAACTACAATATTTTTACGTTCAGATGCTGGGTATATGCCACTTTTGGCAAATCCATGAGCAACATTCTGGACAGTAGTTACTTTTCCATACACTTTATTTAACAGACCACCAATTTGGAACAGAGTTATAACTCGAACAGGGTGACTTTGAGCCATTTGGTTAGTTCTTGGTCATAATAAGTTTTAAGTGGACCAAATGATGCTACATCGAGAGGTTGCATCTGATGTGTACAGTGAGCCGGCAAACATTAAAGTACAATGCAATTTTCTTTGGCGTATAGAAGAACATCAAGATATTTATGACTTGAATGTCCATCCGCGATTAACATAACCTTCTCGGTGGGGGATGCAGTAGATGATCTAAACGGGTGTCACTACAGATATAGGGAATTCTGTGTGTTAGAGAGAGAGGTATGTGATGTCACAGCTGATATAGGAAAGTatgtgtgttagagagagaaacaTGGTATCTCtgctgctattggtccgatttaaaCGTACGACGGCTCGTTGGAATGGGCGGGAGATAACGAATACAAAAAAACATGGCGGCATAGTGTCAAAAGGGCGCTTTCCGATGTGACGACGTCCGATGGGGCGCGTTCCGATGTGACGGCGTTCTAGCGCTGATCGATCGGTGCGCGATACCAGATGTGCGATCGGTACCTTAAGTTTTCGCGGAACGCGAAGCAGATGCGCGGTCGGTACCTTAAGTTTTTCGCGGATCTCGTAGATACGAAGCGCGCGGTaattttggaatttaaataaaacaacaacataatgcaatttttttattaaaagaacttaAAAGGAACACAGCGGCGCAGCGGTGCGCGATACCAGATGTGCGATCGGTACCTTAATTTTTCGCGGAACGCGAAGCAGATGCGCGGTCGGTACCTTAAGTTTTTCGCGGATCTCGTAGATACGAAGCGCGCGGCTGGTaattttggaatttaaataaaacaacaacataatgcaatttttttattaaaagaactaaaaaggaACACAGCACGTCAACGCGTCACGTAAAAACGTCACATCAAAACGTCACGTAGGCTTGTGAAATGTCAcgtgaaaacgtcacgtcaaagcacgtcacgtaaaacgtcacgtcaaagcacgtgaaaacgtcacgtcaaagcacgtcacgtaaaacgtcacgtcaaagcacgtcacgtaaaacgtcacgtcaaagcacgtaaaaacgtcacgtcaaaacGTCACGTGGGCTCGTGAAATGTCGCGTAGGCCTTATTGTCATGGTTGAATCatcatgtaatataagacttgatcaaTAAATAAggcgtttaaataaaaaacccataactttaaaaaatatttattttgtacacagaaaaattacattggcattATTTTATTGACAAACCAGTCACGCAGGCGATTCACATTTGTTTCTGCACATGAAAATAATCCAGCGGCATGACATGGGGGGTTTGCAGTAAAACCAAGATTTCCAGCAGCACGAGGCGTACCATCGaacttgcaaacatcaataatatgaggaaaaattccaaaaacgTGGCGTTTCTTATCCAAATATTCTGCTTTTTGTTTCCCTCGAACGTAGATACAGTCAGCTGTATATAACAACTCGGTTTGCAGTATCTTATTTATTTCAGATAGTTCAACTTCTCCATCAGAGTACCGGATGCCTAGCAGATTCTTCTCCACGTATGATGcggtcttcttatccacattacTTAGCGCATTGAATGGTTTCGGAGGCAAAAAGATGTAATGACTTCGTTTATAACCTATTTCAATGGAAAGTTCTTTAGGAACAAACCACCCATCCACAACGAATCcctgaatatctacgaatgctATTCTCATGATGATTGCTCGTGTACTACTGACACCTCATGCATCTAATTTagactttttacaatttcggtGAGAGGGAAGTACTCCATTACACAGTCGTGAATAATAATACAATAGGCCTTGGTATTGTCGGGAAAACCGTTATTCGCTTCAATATCGAGTTTTACGTCAACGGTGGATGCTTTCATGCTTTCTTCTTGTTTCGAACAATCGATAACGAACAATGCACGATTCTTAAAAGCTGAGAAATCGAGTAGAGGTAGTTTTTGTTGGGAATGTATGTAGCTAGGATAAAATTCGGTATAGTTAAAATAGGCTTCATTGTAATCGGTTTTGCTAAAATCCAATTGCATTCTCTCGTTTGGCCAGTATTCTCCATTTAACGATAATCTAATACTTTGGATGTTGACATTGTCAAATAAAGTAGGATCAGCTGTAATCTTGTCGCGTTTGTTGGTTTGAAAGAAAACAATGACATAACGAGGTCTTTCAACTGATGTGCTAGTTTTAACAGCCCAAACTTCACGTCTGGCACCTCTCGTAATAGCAGGTAATTCATGTAATTCCCACTTTCTAAACGGAATAACTATAGGTTGATCTTGTTGAATAGATTTCATGAGTTCCAATTTAATATCATCATTGGGGAATATGTGCTTCACTCTAAGCTCAATATTGGTAATGTTAATCTTAGCGGTTGTAACAGTTGTAGTTTTGTCAgcgttttgtttttctgtaataacTATGCAATCGTTATCATTTCGAGCTCGAACTAGTCTTATTGTTTGACGACCACACGTAATCAATGGATAATCATTAAAAATGTTGAAAACATGCTTAAGAGGCATCTGTATGCTGAATGAATGATCTGCAGCGTTTAGAATTGGATCCTTAGGGTAATTCCATCCAGCCATAACCATATAATTAGAATCTTCTTGCGTATAACATGTCATGGCACGTACAGCACTTACGATGCCAGGATCCCGCACTGTTTCCATCTCCCTTGCGCTTTCGCTGTACGTACACGAATCGAAAAGGAAGGCACCCACATTATTTGCTAGTTTGACGCCACCATTTCCAGTTATTTCGAGTGATCCTTTAATGCATAACAAGGTTTCGCTCATTGCAAAAAACGAGTCAACTTGATTAATGCTAAATTCGACAATATCATTGCAGTTGAATGATTTGATGAATGGTGCATAAGTTCGGTATTCAGCCTTTCGAATCGATTCATCAAATATTGGCTTACgataaatatcaaatattggAGGCATTGTGATGTTGTTTGAACGCGCTCTCTTTCCATACATTGTAGTCATTTTTTCAGTTTAAAACCCAACGTTTGTAAAAACAATTTGTTTGCGGACGTAAGATGTTGCTGCTTAGATGGTTGCACAACTAATGGTGTTCTGTAGGTAGATTGTTTAAGATATTGCTGCTGAGATGGTTGCACAACTAATGGCGTTCTCTGGGTAGATTGTTCTATTACTAATCCCATCTGCTTTTTGATCTAAGTTCCAGCACCAATGTGCTCTCTTCTCCTCTAAAGTTCACAGGTCGTCCTTCTTGATCGACAGCCAACACAGTGATATTGGTAATTTCACGCTGTGGCACAACAGGTAAATACAACAAATTGTGAGGGGTTTCGTCAATTGCGTACCCAGGATTTGATTGTATGACAAATTCGTAGAGCGTGTGAGCAGGTCTGTTACCGTCAAAGGCTCCGGTACTAATGTTGCATTCAAAGCGTATGCTAGATACTTTAATAATCCTAACAGGTAGATCTGAAGAATGTGTCTGTCTAGGATTTAGTATTACGGGAGAAAACCCTAATATTGTACCAAGACTGTCATTTGGTtgaaatgaaattttaaattGACTGAAGATTTCGCACTGCAACGTATTgtggttaggttttagactaaataTCATGTCAGGTTTAGATGTATTGGCAGCCCCCAATTTCTTTTGTATGTATTCCTCAATATCGATAATTTCATAACATCCATCGGGGAAATCAAAATGTTGCACTCGGTTATTGACATCGTAGTAATAAAACTTGCAATTTTCGATGTTTGGTATACTGTTGTAAGAATGGAAAAATCGAAGAGCtatttcgtaatcttttttcGGATCTAATACGATCGGTGTGGGAGGTTGAAACGAGAATATGTTATTCGTGCTGTTTACTCTCAACAACTGCGACATGATGACTGATTCAGGTCAAGAGATTAATAGGTTTATATAcagtaaaaaaacaaatttattcacattttttttatttgttctaaagcaaGTTTACATAAATGACAAGATGCTTGAGAACCGGGTGGGCCATCACAATGAGTCCTCCAATCAGGTCTGTTGTAATGCACGAAGCAGGGAAGTAGTATCTGCAAGTTAAATTCTTGTCGATATTCCCCAGGCAATTTATGCCATATATATAACAATTCTATAGGTTCTACAGTTCGTATAATATAATCTAGCGGTATTAATTTTAGTTCTTCTTCACTGAATCCTTCAAAACGTTTTTTGTGAAACATATGGTCCAGAAGCAGTTCCATGCCTTTAATATGCTCCATTATATAAAAACTTTAGGCATAAATGTCCACAAATGATTTGATTGTAGGTTTGATACTGATGGttattatagaaaatttttgtatgtgTACCTAGATATTTAACAAGTTCTTTGGTCGGCTTCAAATTACCAAATGAATCGAAATACTCTACGTCGTTGTTTATCTTTCTATATGCTACCCAATGTGTTCCGCTGTGTGATGATGCATCTAGATTAACTATTGCGCATTCACGTTTTCGAGGACCGTGTCTAGGCAGAGTGTCATTCATGAAAACACCTCGAAAATGTGGGATTTTAAGTGTTTTCGCGTAATGCGCAATCTCTAAGTCGTACAGCGGACGATTGGGTAGCtttattggaagttttttttcagATACAAACCGAATCCGCCTCTTGGTTTCTTACGCAAGTACAGACCTGAGCCGATGTGTTCCATCGCCTTATTATGGCGCATATCCTCTTCCAATTTCTTTTGGGCGTTCTTTGCGTCAACCACAGTCTTCGCCACCCCTGCTGCACCACCGGCTAAAGCCCCCAATGCAGAAAGACCTGCAAATAGGGGTATGAGGGGTaggaaacctccagattttagtggCAACACTCGTGGAAGATCAACTGTTTTTCGTCCACCAAGTTTTTTAATTACCGATTTTGCTATTCGTACAGCTGTCAAAGCAGTATCTCTTAACGATGCTCCTCTCTTCATGGACTTTGCAATTTTAGGTACCACATCCCGATTGAAAGAATAACGTCCCTTTCTTCCACGACGACGAGGACATCCCATTCCCAACTTTCTTTTCGTTTTCATTCCACCGGTTACAAGTAAAGCAGCACTTTTTTCGCCAAAGCTAGCGTCCTTAGACTTGAATCGCTCCCAAGCCCtatcttccaattctttatcggCCTTGTGACGTTCTTCGAGAGATGTATGATGCGAATAAGCGATATCGTGTTGTTTACAAGCTGCGTCTAAAGGATTAATTCCCGGATCTCCGCGTGCAAGacgtttttttagttttgttccaGGTCCACAATACTGATAACCAGGAATATGAAGCTCAACTGGAAGTTTATTAATTAGAGAGTTCAAAAGACCTTCCCCTTTGAACACCAACATTGGACTGATGGTCATGCATTTGGTGACATTGGTAATATATTGTTCATATTTTTACTATGTTTAACACACGATGAGAGTCATTCAACAAGAGCAGACGTTACCAATTGATAATCTGGATATTGTACAGAAAGCAACCAACAGTAAACATGGAAAATTATTACCAAACTCATTCAGAGCCATTATTTGTGGTCCAAGTGGATGTGGAAAAACTAACGCCATGCTATCACTTTTATTTAGTCCAAATGGCGTCAAGTTTAAAAATGTCTATGTTTATTCAAAATCCCTCTTTCAACCGAAATACCAACTATTGCGAGATGCATTAGCGCAAGTCAAAGGTGTAGGGTATTTTCCATTTAaagacaatgaagaaattattgaTCCCAACAAAGCTCAACCAAACTCTGTGTTTTTATTTGACGATGTCGCATGTGATGGCCAACACAAGATTCGTGAGTATTATTCCATGTGCAGACATAAAGATATCGATGCGGCTTACTTATgccaaacatattcaaaaatacctAAGCAGCTAATAAGAGACAATTGTAACATGATTGTGCTGTTCAAGCAAGACGAGATAAATTTGAAACATATATTTGATGAACACGTATCGCCAGACATGTCAtttgatgaatttaaaaaaatgtgttcagaATGTTGGAGAGATAGGTATGGTACTGTGGTAATTATGAAAGATTTTGCTCTCAACAATGGACGATATCGCAAaggatttgataaatatataaaattgtaaggTGTTTGTTTAGTCGCCAGCAAAATGCCAGATGATACGGTCGCCATTGCCCTTCgcaagaagaaagttaccgaatTGGCTAGATCAATTCGCAAAAAATATTTGGCATTGAAGTTAGGTAGAACAGAGCAAGATGAgtcactaaataaactttttaaaccaaTATCGAAGCCTCTCAAGGATATTGCTCAATCATCAAAAACGTTACATCATACTATCACTAACAAGTTtggacatgttaaaaaagaagaggTGAAAAAGGAGGAGGATGAGGATGTATTTCTTGATGCACCCGAGGCACCTGATGAAAACATTCAAGAGCCAATCTCCGGTTCTAACGAGATTCCGATGGACGCCACAGACGAATATATCGACCACTATCCTCCAATAAGTCACAAGTACATAAAAGAATATTTGATAAAAGACgataaaatcgataaaaactatggTCCATTTTACGATAGTATTAGTGGCTGGATATTGGGAAaacgtcgaataaactttgacaaAGACAATGGAGACATAGTAATAATTCGAGAACGGGATTTTGAAGAACGTAGGTTAAGTGGTACGCCAGGCCTATATCACCTTTTATTTTATGCCAACCCAAACCCAGAACAGTATAATGATGAGGATTTACAAAAGTATAAAACACTGCTGATTAACACAGAGATTCATCTGGATACCTTAGGACGCCTTAAAGGTTCCAGCGGAGAAAAATATCATTCTATTATTAAACCTCTATTCAAACCATCTGATGCAACAATGAAAAAGCATGCAACTCGATCACAAAAAGAACTCGACCACAGAACGAAAACAGCTCGGTCAGCATCTTCATCTACGGTCAAAGGAACGGGGTTGGATGACTCTCGTTTAACATACAACGCTGCACCCTTAGAGTATATTTATTGGGATGACGTCAATGAGTTAGTTGATCGTCTTAAACTCTTGGTGGCTTCGAAAGACGCCGGCAACACATCTCACGACAACGAAATCGTGGCTATcatcaatgaactaaaagaagcCAATATAATAGAGTAACTGAGAATGATGGCATCATTTCCATTATGAGTGTCGACAAATTCGGTCATCACTCTCGTAACAGTATCACCCAAAAGGCAGTACGAGTTACATTTCCACATACTCCTGCCGGAAACATTAATGccgaaaatgtgaaaatttgTAATGTTAAGGACCCATCAGAATATAGTGATGCTGCAACGAAAAAATACGTTGATAATCTAATAAATGAGATGCGTAGCGTATACTTTCCAATAATTAAAGCCCATGATGCGATATTAGATCAAAAATCCATTAATATAAAAGATTTAACAATCGGACTAAACGAAGTAAGAAAAGAAGTTCCACTGCTCGAGCAAAAGCTACAAAAAATAATCGCAGATGCTatgaatacactaaaaaaggatacggagAACAATATAAATAAGTTGTTGCAACAAAAAACTAATGATATACAGGATTTAGCCGTCGGACTAAACGAAGTACAAAAAGAAAttcataaaaccacagttccacaTTTAGCGATCGAACTAAATCAAGTAAGAGaagagcttcataaaaccacagttccacttctcgagcaaaaattgaaaaaaataatcaaagatgatgtgaatacactaaaaaaggatgCGGATAAAAGCATAAAAGAAGCTGCAGAAACACTTGCAAACCATACGATGCACGATATGAAGATGGAACAGAGGTTAAAACAAGTGGAGCAAACATTACAGGATATAGTACGTAATATTGATCTATTGCGCACACATGTTGTAGATGTAGATGCTGGAAGTCGTTAATAAGAAAATGTCTACAGAAAAGAAACAGGTGGTGAACGAATTGCATAAACCAGCACGAAAAATCTATCCTCGTCGACGAACAATAATCAAAGGAATCGATGACTTGTGGCAAATGGATTTGGCCGAAATGCGTCCTTACgcacaccaaaataaaaattttaaactaataCTAGTCGTAattgattgtttttcaaaatatgtgTGGACACGCCCTCTAAAGACCAAGACTGGCGAGGAAATTACTCAAGCATTTTCGGATATTCTCGCCCATACTCGACGACTTCCGAAGAACCTCCAATCCGATCAGGGAACAGAATTTTAtaacagaaaatttcaaaatttaatgaaaaaacacgaaattaatcattacagcaCCTACACGATTAAAAAAGCCGCCATTTGTGAAAGAGTCATTAGAACgttaaaagcaaagttgtacaagTATTTCAGTTTACATGGATCATACAAATGGTTAGAAGCTCTACCTGTAATTACCGAGGAATACAACAATACAAGGCACAGTAAAACGGGATACAAACCATCTCAGGTCAACAAATCCAACGAAAAAGCTATTTTAAACAAGAGTTATAGTCATTTAAAAATTGCTGGTCcaagaaaatataaaattggtGACATTGTGCGTGTCTCAAAGacaaaacatttatttgaaaaggcctacacgcccaattggacgacggaattatttaaaattgtaaaagttAAGATAACAAATCCTATAACGTATTTGCTTGAAGACATGCACGGTATACCGATTAGCGGGGGGTTttacgaagaagaattacagaaaacatTAAACCCTGACATTTACTTggttgaaaaagtacttagacgaaaagGCAATAAGATGTATGTGAAATGGCTCGGTATGGACAGCAAACATAACAGCTGGATTAACGTTAATGACGTAGTTTAGGAGGATCTATCTTTTAATCCGCCGCGTAGCAATACATTTTTTGCAAAGAGGTTGTTTTTACCACAAGGAGTAGGGGAATATAAAAGAACTCATGCTTCAGTATCAATGTCAGTACAAGTGAACATGAGCTCTCAAGATAGTGGGTATTCTTCAGGTGGCTCTCAAGATAGTGGGTATTCCTCAGGTGGTTGTGAATTTAGCATCGATATGCCTAGCAACGAAGACTATAATCAAGAATTAGATAGAGCTTTGGAAAATTATGAGGCTGCCGCCAAATCAGAAGTTTTCTACCTGCTTGCAACAAAATACACGTTATCGGGCTATGAAGTACAATGTGGTATAAGCCCTGCAAGATCATTTTCGCCTGCAGTGATTTTATCTCAGCAATATAAACCAACCAGAATATCACTCAGCGCATACGAATGGTATTCCTTTATTTCAATCATTACACAACAactaattgattttttccaatcaaCTGATGACCTCATGCACCCAACTTTTCCATGCGAAGAATACTGCACTGTTACCCCGATAGTTTACGATGATTGTAAATTCATTATTGTTAAGAAGCATGGTGTGGAGTACTATATGGATGAAGAAGAAGTGAAGCAAATTGTTGAACTTAACACTAGTGTGCTATCGCCTCGTATGCAGTTGTtagaaaatttgaacttttgtgaatattattataatgttttagatttttgtaaaaatgctGCAGATAGTTTAAACCCCTTGCAAATATTGTATGCTTTTTGTTCTATAATGTCAGATGATATGACAAACAATGCTCTTAGggagttcatttatttttataaaattagggTAATTAATgatttgaataaataaaaaaaaaatatcaatttagagtttttattttaccataatatatctatattacaaactattttacaatatatatacaAGAAAGAGAGAGATAGCACGTGGATATTGTTATGCGTTTAGTACAAAAGAGAGATAGTAGCTTATGAACATAATTCGtctcaaaaatcaatttttatatatttgcaaTTTGTAGTTTTAATTCTCTTAGACAATTTACTTAGGATTGTATTcgctattttttgtaaattggggGGAATCCATAGGGAGCCCCGCATCTTCGACACCCGCATGACATCACTTTTTCACAGTTCTTCACAATTTGTAGTTTTAATTCTCTTATACAATTTACGTTTAAACTGAATCGTATTTGCTTGGGAATCTTAAAATTCGCGGTACATCCTTGCTTGCTGTACCATCGTTCAATACCAATCACATCTTGAGGGAGAGGATGTTGCTCTCCACTTGGAAGCGTAAATGTCTTTGTATTAGCATCAACTACATCCCAATAAATTTTATTGGCTGCTATTTGTTGCAGATTAGCGGGGGTCCATAGGTCTGGTGTAACACATCTGTGAGACATTTCAACGTTCTTCTGCAATAAAAATCTATTCTAAAATACTGTAATGTCCCAATGGTAGGGttctaaaactatttggaattaaatatcttttatcgTCATAAGGACTTAGCGCAATTTTTGTTTGTTCTATACTATAGACGTTATGGCTATATGACCGAATGGAGTGTTGAGTAGCAGTTTGTTCCTTAAAAAAGAATCAATATTACTGCCTACTTCAGACTTCTGGTTCAGAATCATCAAACCTGTTATTTCTAGGCATTTCATGTAATGCATTAACGCAAGACTCGTAATCTTTTAAATCGAATAAAACTTGAGTAAAGCAACTATTGCACCAATAATATGGTTGCTGATATACGCATTCAACGATATCATCAGCATCATAAACTTCGTGAGTATGGTCGTAACGCACCAGTAAAAATTTATTTAAGGTCTCATGAGCATTTTTGAATGCAAAAAAACATGATTTACATACGTTTAGGCGATGCTGCTTAAGATAATATCCATTAGCCCATACACAATAACTGGAGTGTTCATCTTCAAATATACTCCCCCAATCTGACTTTCCTAATACGACATTTCTTAAATGTGACGGTATGTGTTTAGAGCAAGCAATAAATTCTATTCCTTTATATGAAGGAATAGGATCATTTTTAGCACTGCTTATCATCGTTTCCCATTTATataaaggaaatttttttaatattatttttgttaatgtcCACGGCAAGGGGGACTGCTCGATGAAATATGATGCTGATACTGTTGTTTCACAGATTTTTTTGATAGACAGGTCGGTCAATGATGGAACAttcatctacaaaaaaaaatctattctaaaATACTGTAATGTCCCAATGGTAGGGttctaaaactatttggaattaaatatcttttatcgTCATAAGGACTTAGCGCAATTTTTGTTTGTTCTATACTATAGACGTTATGGCTATATGACCGAATGGAGTGTTGAGTAGCAGTTTGTTCCTTAAAATCATTTAAACAGTTTACATAATCATcgaattttataacattttttactatattatatttaGTCCCTTTTGCT
Proteins encoded in this window:
- the LOC126889428 gene encoding uncharacterized protein LOC126889428, encoding MYGKRARSNNITMPPIFDIYRKPIFDESIRKAEYRTYAPFIKSFNCNDIVEFSINQVDSFFAMSETLLCIKGSLEITGNGGVKLANNVGAFLFDSCTYSESAREMETVRDPGIVSAVRAMTCYTQEDSNYMVMAGWNYPKDPILNAADHSFSIQMPLKHVFNIFNDYPLITCGRQTIRLVRARNDNDCIVITEKQNADKTTTVTTAKINITNIELRVKHIFPNDDIKLELMKSIQQDQPIVIPFRKWELHELPAITRGARREVWAVKTSTSVERPRYVIVFFQTNKRDKITADPTLFDNVNIQSIRLSLNGEYWPNERMQLDFSKTDYNEAYFNYTEFYPSYIHSQQKLPLLDFSAFKNRALFVIDCSKQEESMKASTVDVKLDIEANNGFPDNTKAYCIIIHDCVMEYFPLTEIVKSLN
- the LOC126890049 gene encoding uncharacterized protein LOC126890049: MTISPMLVFKGEGLLNSLINKLPVELHIPGYQYCGPGTKLKKRLARGDPGINPLDAACKQHDIAYSHHTSLEERHKADKELEDRAWERFKSKDASFGEKSAALLVTGGMKTKRKLGMGCPRRRGRKGRYSFNRDVVPKIAKSMKRGASLRDTALTAVRIAKSVIKKLGGRKTVDLPRVLPLKSGGFLPLIPLFAGLSALGALAGGAAGVAKTVVDAKNAQKKLEEDMRHNKAMEHIGSGLYLRKKPRGGFGLYLKKNFQ
- the LOC126889395 gene encoding uncharacterized protein LOC126889395; translation: MNVPSLTDLSIKKICETTVSASYFIEQSPLPWTLTKIILKKFPLYKWETMISSAKNDPIPSYKGIEFIACSKHIPSHLRNVVLGKSDWGSIFEDEHSSYCVWANGYYLKQHRLNVCKSCFFAFKNAHETLNKFLLVRYDHTHEVYDADDIVECVYQQPYYWCNSCFTQVLFDLKDYESCVNALHEMPRNNRFDDSEPEV